A region of Nocardioides alkalitolerans DNA encodes the following proteins:
- the rsmH gene encoding 16S rRNA (cytosine(1402)-N(4))-methyltransferase RsmH, giving the protein MSADEQSHAHVPVLLDRVVALLEPALATAGAVLVDCTLGMGGHSEAVLQRIPTAHVVGIDRDPEALARAGRRLAPFGERFTGVHAVYDEIPDVLADLGRPSVGGAGAVLFDLGVSSLQLDERDRGFAYREDAPLDMRMDPTRGATAADLLNTYEAAELTRVLRDFGEEKFARRIADAIVERRARTPFTTSGPLVELLYDVIPAPARRTGGHPAKRTFQALRMEVNDELAVLRRALPASLEAIGVGGRVVVESYHSLEDRLVKRAFTAGSRSEVPADLPFVPEGSEPELRLVTRGAEKADEGEIAHNPRAASVRLRAVERVRPAGSNPSTSDRNRKQDGGARR; this is encoded by the coding sequence GTGAGCGCCGACGAGCAGTCCCACGCCCACGTCCCGGTCCTGCTCGACCGGGTCGTCGCGCTCCTCGAGCCGGCCCTCGCGACCGCCGGTGCCGTGCTCGTCGACTGCACGCTCGGCATGGGGGGCCACAGCGAGGCCGTCCTGCAGCGCATCCCCACCGCCCACGTGGTCGGCATCGACCGGGACCCCGAGGCCCTCGCCCGAGCGGGACGTCGGCTCGCCCCCTTCGGGGAGCGGTTCACGGGCGTGCACGCGGTCTACGACGAGATCCCCGACGTGCTGGCCGACCTCGGCCGCCCGTCGGTCGGCGGCGCGGGCGCCGTCCTGTTCGACCTCGGCGTCTCCTCGCTGCAGCTCGACGAGCGCGACCGCGGGTTCGCCTACCGCGAGGACGCGCCGCTCGACATGCGGATGGACCCCACCCGGGGAGCCACCGCCGCCGATCTCCTCAACACCTACGAGGCAGCCGAGCTGACCCGTGTGCTGCGCGACTTCGGCGAGGAGAAGTTCGCCCGCCGCATCGCCGACGCGATCGTCGAGCGGCGGGCCCGCACGCCGTTCACGACGTCGGGACCGCTCGTCGAGCTGCTGTACGACGTCATCCCCGCGCCCGCGCGCCGCACGGGGGGCCACCCGGCGAAGCGCACCTTCCAGGCCCTGCGCATGGAGGTCAACGACGAGCTCGCGGTGCTCCGCCGGGCACTGCCGGCCTCGCTCGAGGCCATCGGCGTGGGGGGGCGGGTCGTCGTGGAGTCCTACCACTCGCTCGAGGACCGGCTCGTGAAGCGGGCCTTCACGGCGGGCAGCCGGAGCGAGGTGCCGGCCGACCTGCCCTTCGTCCCCGAGGGGTCGGAGCCCGAGCTGCGGCTCGTCACCCGTGGCGCCGAGAAGGCGGACGAGGGCGAGATCGCGCACAACCCCCGGGCCGCCTCCGTGCGCCTCCGGGCCGTCGAACGGGTCCGTCCCGCCGGCAGCAACCCCAGCACCAGTGACCGCAACCGCAAGCAGGACGGAGGAGCTCGACGATGA
- the mraZ gene encoding division/cell wall cluster transcriptional repressor MraZ, with amino-acid sequence MFFGTFTPKLDDKGRIFLPAKFREAMKDGLVVTRGQENALSIWSAAGFQRLTERIQDASLTDKGARDFVRMLFAAASDEVPDKQGRITIPPILRRYASLEREVVVVGAMNRLEVWNPERWAAYTEEQEPRYSALSDEVFPGV; translated from the coding sequence ATGTTCTTCGGCACTTTCACGCCCAAGCTCGACGACAAGGGGCGGATCTTCCTGCCGGCGAAGTTCCGGGAGGCGATGAAGGACGGCCTCGTGGTGACCAGGGGGCAGGAGAACGCCCTGTCGATCTGGTCCGCCGCGGGTTTTCAACGGCTCACGGAGCGGATCCAGGACGCGTCGCTCACCGACAAGGGAGCGCGCGACTTCGTCCGCATGCTCTTCGCCGCCGCGTCCGACGAGGTCCCCGACAAGCAGGGCCGGATCACGATCCCGCCGATCCTGCGGCGTTACGCCTCGCTCGAGCGCGAGGTGGTGGTGGTGGGTGCGATGAACCGGTTGGAGGTCTGGAACCCCGAGCGGTGGGCGGCGTACACCGAGGAGCAGGAGCCTCGGTACTCGGCGCTCAGCGACGAGGTCTTCCCGGGCGTCTGA
- a CDS encoding UDP-N-acetylmuramoyl-tripeptide--D-alanyl-D-alanine ligase, translated as MLPLTLAEIAAATGGRVDPPEAADVRVTAPASLDSRDVPAGGLFVAIAGERVDGHDYAAAAVAGGAAAVLGTREVGVPAVVVPDPGVALGRLARVVLDRLRAEGELTVLAMTGSQGKTGVKDYLSQVLAAVGPTVATAGNFNNELGVPLTVLRADAGTRYLVVEMGARGIGHIAYLCTIAPPDVAAVLNVGTAHLGEFGSVDAIARGKGEIVEALSGSGVAVINADDARVAAMVERTPARVLHFGEGAGPDGVAWRGLALDELGRPEVELGHGGTWLPLRLAASGAHQVANAAAAAALAIGAGVELEVVVAGLAASSPRSRWRMEVTERQDGLLVVNDAYNANPGSMAAALRTLVSIADRRSVGRSIAVLGEMLELGETSHDEHVALGRTAGELGVDLVVAVGAPDGVGGWIADAARAAGAEAHLTPTRHEALAWLRHNVSARDVVLLKASRGGGLEVVAEGLLATGGDRAEGAVDPDQQEGPTT; from the coding sequence ATGCTGCCGCTCACCCTCGCCGAGATCGCCGCCGCGACCGGCGGCCGCGTCGACCCGCCCGAGGCCGCCGACGTGCGCGTCACCGCCCCGGCCTCCCTCGACTCCCGCGACGTCCCCGCCGGCGGGCTGTTCGTCGCGATCGCGGGCGAGCGGGTCGACGGCCACGACTACGCGGCCGCCGCCGTCGCCGGTGGCGCCGCGGCCGTGCTGGGCACGCGGGAGGTCGGCGTGCCGGCCGTCGTCGTGCCCGACCCGGGCGTCGCCCTGGGGCGCCTGGCCCGGGTCGTGCTCGACCGGTTGCGGGCCGAGGGCGAGCTGACCGTGCTGGCCATGACGGGGAGCCAGGGCAAGACGGGCGTGAAGGATTACCTGAGCCAGGTGCTCGCCGCGGTGGGCCCGACGGTCGCGACGGCCGGCAACTTCAACAACGAGCTGGGCGTGCCGCTCACCGTGCTGCGCGCCGACGCCGGGACGCGCTACCTCGTCGTGGAGATGGGCGCGCGCGGGATCGGCCACATCGCCTACCTCTGCACCATCGCGCCGCCCGACGTCGCCGCGGTGCTCAACGTGGGCACGGCCCACCTCGGCGAGTTCGGCTCCGTCGACGCGATCGCCCGGGGCAAGGGCGAGATCGTCGAGGCGTTGTCGGGCAGCGGCGTGGCAGTGATCAACGCCGACGACGCCCGTGTCGCCGCGATGGTGGAGCGCACCCCGGCCCGGGTGCTGCACTTCGGCGAGGGCGCCGGCCCGGACGGCGTCGCGTGGCGGGGGCTGGCGCTGGACGAGCTCGGTCGACCCGAGGTGGAGCTGGGGCACGGGGGCACGTGGCTGCCGCTGCGCCTCGCGGCCTCGGGCGCGCACCAGGTGGCCAACGCCGCCGCGGCGGCGGCCCTCGCGATCGGCGCGGGGGTGGAGCTCGAGGTCGTCGTGGCCGGGCTCGCCGCGTCGTCCCCCCGCTCGCGCTGGCGCATGGAGGTCACGGAGCGCCAGGACGGGCTCCTCGTCGTCAACGACGCCTACAACGCCAACCCCGGGTCGATGGCCGCGGCGCTGCGCACCCTGGTCTCGATCGCCGACCGTCGCTCGGTGGGGCGGAGCATCGCCGTGCTGGGCGAGATGCTCGAGCTGGGGGAGACGTCCCACGACGAGCACGTGGCCCTCGGCCGCACGGCCGGTGAGCTCGGCGTCGACCTCGTGGTCGCGGTGGGAGCGCCGGACGGCGTCGGCGGCTGGATCGCCGATGCGGCGCGGGCGGCCGGCGCCGAGGCGCACCTCACGCCGACCCGGCACGAGGCGCTCGCCTGGTTGCGACACAATGTCTCGGCTCGCGACGTGGTGCTGCTCAAGGCATCGCGGGGCGGCGGGCTCGAGGTGGTGGCCGAGGGGCTGCTGGCGACAGGGGGGGACCGTGCCGAGGGCGCGGTCGACCCGGACCAACAGGAAGGACCGACGACGTGA
- a CDS encoding penicillin-binding protein 2 has translation MAPRPAPTGPTLRRNGARGSVQLRLRIGLVLIAMVVSLFAARLVQLQGIDPGQYAAMAAERGTRTVTLPAARGDILDRDGDPIAVSVTGLMVVADPSLTSDKAPEIARILADSLGVDYFSTLDRLRTDGSRYEYIARRVPATTALDAVAAVKEEGLGGVYTEQDPVRDYPAGEVAANLVGFMGTDEALYGLERTFDPLLAGEDGSATYQVSGGNRLPRGESSTVEPTDGSDLTLTIDRDVQWYVQQVLRETVEGSGGESGVAIVQDTRSGEILALADYPTYDASEPLEADEADLGSRALSDVYEPGSVEKALTMAALIDAGEVTPETRITVPSHLERQGRRIGDYWEHDTLRLTLAGVLAKSSNIGTVLANDAFSSAELHDYLTAFGLGQPTNVGVRGEASGILPPAEDWTQMEHDRIAFGQSLSVNALQMISAVNTIANGGVYVSPSLVEGEATTADGQTVGTDTTTTRRVVSEEAAAETAEMMERVVDPDAGVAPGARVEGYRVAGKTGTAQRAVDGGYDGTSVSFAGFAPADDPRFTVYVVVHDPASGGGGSVAGPAFSRIMSHVLRTYAVAPTGTPPSDLPVEW, from the coding sequence GTGGCCCCCCGACCCGCCCCCACCGGCCCCACCCTGCGACGGAACGGCGCCCGCGGCTCGGTGCAGCTCCGGCTGCGGATCGGGCTGGTGCTCATCGCGATGGTCGTGTCGCTCTTCGCGGCGCGCCTGGTGCAGCTGCAGGGCATCGACCCGGGGCAGTACGCCGCGATGGCGGCCGAGCGGGGCACCCGCACGGTGACGCTGCCCGCGGCCCGGGGCGACATCCTCGACCGGGACGGCGACCCGATCGCGGTGTCGGTCACCGGGCTGATGGTCGTCGCGGACCCGTCGCTGACCTCCGACAAAGCCCCGGAGATCGCGCGGATCCTCGCGGACAGCCTCGGCGTCGACTACTTCTCCACGCTGGACCGGCTCCGCACCGACGGCAGCCGCTACGAGTACATCGCCCGCCGCGTGCCCGCCACCACCGCCCTCGACGCGGTCGCGGCGGTCAAGGAGGAGGGCCTCGGTGGCGTCTACACGGAGCAGGACCCCGTCCGCGACTACCCGGCGGGCGAGGTCGCCGCGAACCTCGTGGGCTTCATGGGCACCGACGAGGCGCTCTACGGCCTCGAGCGCACCTTTGACCCCCTGCTCGCCGGCGAGGACGGCTCCGCGACGTACCAGGTCAGCGGCGGCAACCGGCTGCCCCGTGGTGAGAGCTCGACGGTGGAGCCCACGGACGGGTCCGACCTGACCCTGACGATCGACCGCGACGTGCAGTGGTACGTGCAGCAGGTGCTGCGCGAGACCGTCGAGGGCTCGGGCGGCGAGTCCGGCGTCGCGATCGTGCAGGACACGCGCAGCGGCGAGATCCTGGCGCTGGCCGACTACCCGACGTACGACGCCAGCGAGCCCCTGGAGGCCGACGAGGCGGACCTCGGGTCACGCGCCCTGAGCGACGTCTACGAGCCGGGCTCGGTGGAGAAGGCGCTGACGATGGCGGCGCTCATCGACGCGGGCGAGGTGACGCCGGAGACGCGGATCACCGTGCCGTCCCACCTCGAGCGCCAGGGCCGCCGGATCGGCGACTACTGGGAGCACGACACGCTGCGGCTGACGCTGGCGGGCGTGCTCGCCAAGTCGTCCAACATCGGCACCGTGCTGGCCAACGACGCCTTCTCCTCGGCGGAGCTGCACGACTACCTGACCGCCTTCGGGCTGGGCCAGCCGACGAACGTGGGGGTGCGGGGCGAGGCGTCCGGCATCCTGCCGCCGGCCGAGGACTGGACGCAGATGGAGCACGACCGCATCGCGTTCGGGCAGTCGCTGTCGGTCAACGCCCTGCAGATGATCAGCGCCGTGAACACCATCGCGAACGGTGGCGTCTACGTCTCGCCCAGCCTCGTCGAGGGCGAGGCGACGACCGCGGACGGGCAGACGGTCGGCACTGACACGACGACGACGCGGCGCGTGGTGAGCGAGGAGGCGGCCGCGGAGACGGCCGAGATGATGGAGCGCGTCGTCGACCCCGACGCCGGAGTGGCCCCGGGTGCCCGCGTGGAGGGCTACCGCGTCGCCGGCAAGACGGGCACGGCCCAGCGCGCCGTCGACGGCGGCTACGACGGCACGTCCGTCTCCTTCGCCGGCTTCGCGCCGGCGGACGACCCGCGCTTCACCGTGTACGTCGTCGTGCACGACCCCGCCAGCGGCGGTGGTGGCTCCGTGGCGGGCCCGGCGTTCAGCCGGATCATGTCCCACGTCCTGCGGACCTACGCGGTGGCGCCCACCGGCACGCCGCCCTCCGACCTCCCCGTGGAGTGGTGA
- a CDS encoding AAA family ATPase produces the protein MTSTEPTPASPHPAPPAPADLQTLTRTTTRLRRNIERVIEGKSDVVRSAVVVMLAEGHLLLEDVPGVGKTMLSKALARSIDCTVRRIQFTPDLLPSDVTGVSVFNQQTREFEFRPGGVFANVVIGDEINRASPKTQSALLECMEERQVTVDGTSYELDSPFLVVATQNPVEMEGTYALPEAQRDRFMMRVSMGYPVEAAEVQMLAHHAGRDPLGDLEPVTDASEIRKLVSIVAQTYVAEQVQRYAVAIVRATRTSPELLLGASPRATLHLVRAAKATAAMNGREFVVPDDVLALAVPVLAHRVVVRSDTLGAPRSAADVVGRLAASVPAPGGPLPR, from the coding sequence ATGACGAGCACCGAGCCGACGCCCGCCTCGCCCCACCCGGCCCCGCCCGCTCCTGCCGACCTGCAGACGCTCACCCGCACGACGACACGGTTGCGCCGCAACATCGAGAGGGTGATCGAGGGCAAGAGCGACGTGGTGCGCTCGGCCGTCGTGGTGATGCTGGCCGAGGGACACCTCCTCCTCGAGGACGTGCCCGGCGTGGGCAAGACGATGCTGAGCAAGGCGCTGGCCCGGAGCATCGACTGCACCGTGCGGCGCATCCAGTTCACGCCGGACCTGCTGCCCTCCGACGTCACCGGCGTCTCGGTGTTCAACCAGCAGACCCGGGAGTTCGAGTTCCGCCCCGGCGGCGTCTTCGCCAACGTCGTCATCGGCGACGAGATCAACCGCGCCTCGCCCAAGACGCAGTCCGCGCTGCTCGAGTGCATGGAGGAGCGGCAGGTGACGGTCGACGGCACGTCCTACGAGCTCGACAGCCCGTTCCTCGTGGTGGCGACCCAGAACCCCGTGGAGATGGAGGGCACCTACGCCCTGCCCGAGGCGCAGCGCGACCGCTTCATGATGCGCGTCTCGATGGGCTACCCCGTCGAGGCCGCCGAGGTGCAGATGCTCGCCCACCACGCGGGCCGCGACCCGCTCGGCGACCTCGAGCCGGTGACCGACGCCAGCGAGATCCGCAAGCTGGTCTCCATCGTCGCGCAGACGTACGTCGCGGAGCAGGTCCAGCGCTATGCCGTCGCCATCGTCCGCGCCACCCGCACGTCCCCCGAGCTCCTGCTCGGCGCCTCGCCGCGGGCCACGCTCCACCTCGTGCGCGCGGCGAAGGCGACCGCGGCGATGAACGGGCGGGAGTTCGTGGTGCCCGACGACGTCCTCGCCCTCGCGGTGCCGGTCCTCGCGCACCGTGTCGTCGTGCGGTCCGACACCCTCGGCGCCCCGCGCTCGGCCGCCGACGTCGTCGGACGCCTGGCCGCCTCCGTCCCCGCGCCGGGCGGGCCCCTGCCCCGGTGA
- a CDS encoding UDP-N-acetylmuramoyl-L-alanyl-D-glutamate--2,6-diaminopimelate ligase — MTSTPPTSASDDRAALRAARPRDPAPVPLAALATDLGAALVAGDDPAATGLAVTGVTLSSARVLPGDLYVALPGARAHGADYASAALAAGAVAVLTDADGAARVAGPAEGSVDVPSVPVFVVEHPRAVLGALAAAVHGAPAARMATIAVTGTQGKTTTTRLAEQALTGAGVPAAVIGTVGTRVLGRDVPTVLTTPEAPDLHGLFARMVEDGVRVCAMEVSSHALVLGRVDGVVFDVAVFTNLGRDHLDFHADVEDYFAAKASLFTPQRTRRVLVNVDDPFGRRLVGLAAEAGVPVVTFALQDPDADWRAVDVVAEPEGSRFTLVGPGGLRVETAVPLPGDFNVANALAAVAACVEAGEDPAEVAAGLAASAGVPGRLERVPTTQPFTVVVDYAHKPDAVAAALGTLRPLSRGRLVLVLGAGGDRDPGKRPLMGRIGAELADVLVVTDDNPRTEDPAAIRAAVLAGAAEVPADARADVREIGDRRLAVRAAVELARAGDIVVLAGKGHETGQEVHGVVHPFDDRVVAAEELERLERLGRPGAPDVATVQEDRP, encoded by the coding sequence ATGACCTCGACACCTCCCACGTCGGCGTCGGACGACCGGGCCGCGCTCCGTGCGGCCCGACCCCGCGACCCCGCGCCGGTGCCGCTCGCCGCTCTCGCCACCGACCTCGGCGCCGCCCTCGTCGCCGGCGACGACCCGGCCGCGACCGGGCTCGCCGTCACGGGCGTGACCCTCAGCTCGGCCCGCGTCCTCCCCGGCGACCTGTACGTCGCGCTCCCGGGCGCCCGCGCCCACGGCGCCGACTACGCGTCCGCCGCGCTCGCCGCGGGTGCGGTCGCCGTGCTGACCGACGCGGACGGTGCGGCGCGGGTGGCCGGGCCCGCCGAGGGCTCCGTCGACGTACCGTCCGTGCCCGTGTTCGTCGTCGAGCATCCGCGGGCGGTGCTCGGCGCCCTGGCGGCGGCGGTGCACGGCGCCCCGGCGGCGCGGATGGCGACGATCGCGGTGACCGGCACGCAGGGCAAGACCACGACCACGCGGCTCGCGGAGCAGGCGCTCACCGGAGCCGGTGTGCCCGCGGCGGTCATCGGCACCGTCGGCACGCGGGTGCTCGGCCGGGACGTCCCGACGGTGCTCACCACCCCCGAGGCGCCCGACCTGCACGGCCTGTTCGCACGCATGGTCGAGGACGGCGTGCGGGTGTGCGCCATGGAGGTCTCGAGCCACGCGCTGGTGCTCGGTCGTGTCGACGGCGTCGTGTTCGACGTCGCCGTCTTCACCAACCTCGGGCGCGACCACCTCGACTTCCACGCCGACGTCGAGGACTACTTCGCCGCGAAGGCCTCCCTCTTCACGCCCCAGCGCACGCGCCGGGTGCTCGTCAACGTCGACGACCCCTTCGGACGCCGTCTCGTCGGGCTCGCCGCGGAGGCCGGCGTGCCGGTCGTGACGTTCGCGCTCCAGGACCCCGACGCCGACTGGCGAGCGGTCGACGTCGTGGCCGAGCCCGAGGGGTCGCGCTTCACGCTGGTGGGCCCGGGAGGGCTCCGCGTGGAGACCGCCGTGCCGCTGCCCGGCGACTTCAACGTCGCCAACGCGCTCGCGGCGGTGGCGGCGTGCGTCGAGGCGGGCGAGGACCCGGCCGAGGTCGCGGCGGGCCTTGCCGCCTCGGCGGGCGTGCCCGGCCGCCTGGAGCGGGTGCCGACGACGCAGCCGTTCACGGTCGTCGTCGACTACGCCCACAAGCCCGACGCGGTCGCTGCAGCCCTCGGCACGCTGCGACCGCTTAGCAGGGGGCGCCTCGTCCTCGTGCTCGGTGCGGGCGGCGACCGCGACCCGGGCAAGCGTCCGCTCATGGGGCGCATCGGCGCGGAGCTGGCCGACGTGCTCGTCGTCACCGACGACAACCCGCGCACGGAGGATCCGGCGGCCATCCGTGCCGCCGTCCTGGCGGGCGCGGCCGAGGTGCCGGCCGACGCCCGGGCCGACGTGCGCGAGATCGGCGACCGCCGGCTCGCCGTGCGCGCCGCCGTGGAGCTCGCCCGCGCCGGCGACATCGTCGTGCTCGCGGGCAAGGGCCACGAGACCGGCCAGGAGGTGCACGGCGTCGTGCACCCGTTCGACGACCGCGTGGTCGCCGCCGAGGAGCTCGAGCGGCTCGAGCGGCTCGGTCGTCCGGGCGCCCCCGACGTGGCCACCGTGCAGGAGGACCGTCCCTGA
- the mraY gene encoding phospho-N-acetylmuramoyl-pentapeptide-transferase gives MRAILLGGGLALVLSLLGTRVAIRVLSAKGYGQEIRDDGPTSHHTKRGTPTMGGIVIIAAAVLGYLFAKLVTWTPPSASAWLLLFLFVGLGMVGFLDDFIKIYKQRSLGLRSKAKMIGQTVIALTFGALALSPWLESAANGRTPASNHVSFLRDIAWLGLPAVVAVLLIWFIIAGTSNGMNLTDGLDGLAAGASTMVFGAYTLVCIWQFNQLCGPGQVNEYCYEVRDPLDLGIVAAAITGACFGFLWWNASPARIFMGDTGSLALGGALAGLAILTRTELLLVILGGLFLLETLSVMLQVGFFKATKGRRLFRMAPLHHHFEMLGWEQVTVVIRFWIITGTFVAAGMGIFYAEWVANL, from the coding sequence GTGAGGGCGATCCTGCTCGGGGGTGGACTCGCGCTGGTGCTGTCCCTGCTCGGCACCCGGGTGGCGATCCGGGTGCTGTCCGCGAAGGGCTACGGGCAGGAGATCCGCGACGACGGACCGACCTCCCACCACACCAAGCGTGGCACCCCGACCATGGGCGGCATCGTCATCATCGCCGCCGCGGTGCTGGGCTACCTGTTCGCCAAGCTCGTGACGTGGACGCCGCCGTCGGCGTCGGCCTGGCTGCTGCTCTTCCTGTTCGTCGGGCTCGGCATGGTCGGCTTCCTCGACGACTTCATCAAGATCTACAAGCAGCGCAGCCTCGGCCTGCGGAGCAAGGCGAAGATGATCGGCCAGACCGTCATCGCGCTGACCTTCGGCGCGCTGGCGCTCTCCCCGTGGCTGGAGTCGGCGGCCAACGGGCGCACCCCGGCGTCCAACCACGTCTCGTTCCTGCGCGACATCGCGTGGCTCGGGCTGCCGGCCGTCGTCGCGGTGCTGCTCATCTGGTTCATCATCGCCGGCACGAGCAACGGCATGAACCTCACCGACGGGCTCGACGGCCTGGCCGCGGGTGCGTCGACGATGGTCTTCGGCGCCTACACCCTCGTCTGCATCTGGCAGTTCAACCAGCTGTGCGGGCCGGGCCAGGTGAACGAGTACTGCTACGAGGTGCGCGACCCCCTCGACCTCGGCATCGTCGCGGCGGCCATCACCGGCGCCTGCTTCGGCTTCCTCTGGTGGAACGCCTCGCCCGCCCGGATCTTCATGGGCGACACCGGCTCGCTCGCGCTCGGCGGCGCGCTCGCCGGCCTCGCGATCCTCACCCGCACCGAGCTGCTGCTCGTGATCCTCGGCGGCCTGTTCCTCCTCGAGACGCTCTCGGTGATGCTGCAGGTCGGCTTCTTCAAGGCGACGAAGGGCCGACGGTTGTTCCGCATGGCCCCGCTGCACCACCACTTCGAGATGCTCGGCTGGGAGCAGGTCACCGTGGTGATCCGGTTCTGGATCATCACGGGCACCTTCGTCGCGGCCGGCATGGGCATCTTCTACGCCGAGTGGGTGGCGAACCTGTGA
- a CDS encoding DUF58 domain-containing protein, translated as MSDRRRARRGLGGLTVRGRAFVAAGATAVVCAVVLGQATLASAGVLAVALPLVSLVATRASRFEVHLRRGLSPTHVEVGGTSTVHLGLAVTGRVPRGTLLLEDQLPYVLGARPRMVVRGVRGAWTGDVSYPVRAEVRGRYETGPLVVRVRDLFGTVELVREFHHTGALIVRPQTHALPRGTLGEGSGTTGDEQLRAAAVGSAEDSSVRDYRIGDDLRRVHWRTTARTGELMVRREEERRETHAVVLLDNRASSHEGVGHGSSFEAAVVLAASLCAHLARLGNVVHLQDAGGLLVTAPAGPTGATRTLDALAVIGLADRTDLAPVGPRGGAGRRDVHVALLGRLSPADDAALSAARARAVAAHAVVLDVARWHPDHRRPPSPSATAAAPPREVLHLAARGWNAVAVRPEDTVTGVWSALTTARRPAGAVR; from the coding sequence GTGAGCGACCGACGACGTGCGCGGCGGGGGCTGGGTGGCCTGACGGTGCGGGGGCGCGCCTTCGTGGCCGCCGGCGCCACGGCCGTCGTCTGCGCCGTCGTCCTCGGCCAGGCCACGCTGGCCAGTGCCGGGGTGCTCGCGGTCGCCCTCCCCCTGGTCAGCCTGGTCGCGACCCGCGCGAGCCGGTTCGAGGTGCACCTGCGCCGCGGGCTGTCCCCCACCCACGTCGAGGTCGGCGGCACGAGCACGGTCCACCTCGGGCTCGCCGTCACGGGCCGCGTCCCGCGCGGCACCCTCCTCCTCGAGGACCAGCTGCCGTACGTGCTCGGCGCTCGGCCCCGGATGGTGGTGCGGGGGGTGCGCGGCGCGTGGACGGGCGACGTCTCCTACCCGGTGCGCGCCGAGGTGCGGGGCCGGTACGAGACGGGGCCCCTCGTCGTCCGGGTCCGCGACCTGTTCGGCACCGTCGAGCTCGTGCGCGAGTTCCACCACACCGGCGCCCTCATCGTGCGCCCGCAGACCCACGCGCTCCCCCGCGGCACCCTCGGCGAGGGCTCCGGCACCACCGGCGACGAGCAGCTGCGTGCCGCCGCCGTCGGCAGCGCGGAGGACTCCTCGGTGCGCGACTACCGGATCGGCGACGACCTCCGGCGCGTGCACTGGCGCACGACGGCGCGGACGGGAGAGCTCATGGTGCGCCGCGAGGAGGAACGGCGCGAGACCCACGCCGTGGTGCTCCTCGACAACCGGGCGTCGTCGCACGAGGGCGTCGGCCACGGCTCGTCGTTCGAGGCCGCCGTCGTGCTCGCCGCCTCCCTGTGCGCCCACCTCGCCCGGCTGGGCAACGTCGTCCACCTCCAGGACGCGGGCGGGCTGCTCGTCACCGCACCGGCCGGGCCGACCGGGGCCACGCGCACGCTCGACGCGCTCGCCGTCATCGGCCTCGCCGACCGCACCGACCTCGCGCCGGTCGGCCCGCGCGGCGGTGCCGGGCGGCGCGACGTCCACGTCGCGCTCCTCGGCCGGCTGTCGCCGGCGGACGACGCGGCCCTAAGCGCGGCGCGTGCCCGGGCCGTCGCCGCGCACGCCGTCGTCCTCGACGTCGCACGCTGGCACCCCGACCACCGCCGCCCGCCGTCCCCGTCCGCGACGGCCGCCGCACCGCCACGGGAGGTCCTCCACCTGGCCGCGCGGGGCTGGAACGCCGTCGCGGTCAGGCCCGAGGACACGGTGACGGGGGTGTGGTCGGCACTGACGACCGCGCGCCGTCCCGCGGGAGCGGTCCGGTGA